The following nucleotide sequence is from Desulfovibrio sp. X2.
GTGGAGCCGAGCCGGGCGGCCCTGCTCGAGCGCATGGACGAGCCGGAGCGGAAGAACTTCGAGGCGCTGCTCGAGGAGGCCAGGACCACGGGAGGTCTGGCGCGGGGCGACGTCACCGTGCGCACCGGAGACGGAAAGGAGGCCATCCTGGCCTGTCACGTCAAGTACATGGCCTCCTACGTGGGAGGCAAGTTCCTGGGCGTGGCCCAGGACGTCACCGAGCGCCGCAGGCTCGAGCAGCTGCGCGAACAGGTCGAGCGCATCGTGCAGCACGACCTGAAGAGCCCGCTGGTCGGCATCATCGGCATTCCCGATCTCCTGGCGCGGGAGAGCAACCTGACCCCGCAGCAGGTCGAGATGCTGCGGGCGATATCGGAGGCGGGGCGGACCATGCTGCGCATGATCAACCTCTCCCTGGCCGTCTACCGCATGGAGCGCGGCGAGTTCGTGCTCGAGCCCAGGCCCTTCGACCTGCTGGGGCTGCTGCGCCGCGTGCTCGCGGACCTCGCTTCGCTCGCCAAGGCCTGCGGCGTGACCACTCGCCTGGCCTGTGAGTCGAAAGAGCCGGGAAAGACGGACGGAATCGCGCAGGAGCTGCCCGCGTCCGGCGACGAGACGCTGTGCTACTCCATGCTCGCCAATCTGGTGCGCAATGCCGTGGAGGCCGGACCCAAGGGCACGGAGGTCAGTGTCGACGTGCATTGCGAGGGGGACGGGGCTGTCATCGCGATCCACAACCCGGCAGTCGTTCCGCCGGACGTCCGCGACCGCTTCTTCACCAAGTACGTCACGTCGGGCAAGAAGGAGGGCACGGGGCTCGGCACCTACTCCGCCCGCCTCGCCGCCCGCGCCCACGGCGGAGACATCACCATGCAGACCTCCGAGGAGACCGGCACCACGGTGACCGTGCGGCTTCCCCTGTGCCGGATTCCCGGAGCGCCGGGCGCCTGAACGGATACGGGGCTATTCGCCCCCGGCCCGGCTCTGCCGCCGCCTGGTGTCCTCTCCCACCTCCATGACGGCGCCCACGAAGGCGGAGAGAAAGGTCTGCACGGCGCCTGCCATGAAGGTCACCGCGGCGATCATGGTCCTCTCGACGACCGGATCGCCTAGGTCCCCGAAGCCGACGCGCCCCCAGGCCACGAAGGACCATATCCCGCAGCCCGCCCCGAGCACGAAGAGCCCGAGGGCCGCGAGGGCCATGCGCTCCAGGGTGATGCCCTCGAGCAGCGCGGCATGGCTGCGGGAGCGCGGCAGAAGCCCGCTGCGCGTGGCGTAGCGGCGCACGAGCAGCCCGAAGGTCAGGCTCTGCAGGCCGACGAGGAGGCAGAGGCAGCCGAGCAGGAAGGTCTTGTTGCTGAAGGTGACGGCGCCCATGTGCACGGGGCCGCCCGCGAGGGCCGCCGTGGCCAGGAATCCCAGGGCCAGCAGGGCCATGCCCGGGTAGACGAAGAGCCAGCGCGGGGCATGGATGAGCAGAAAGCACAGGTGCCGCCAGCCGTCGCGCCAGGTGCGCAGATGAGGCGGACGGCTCCTGCCGTCGGGAGAGAGCTTCGTCGGCACCTCGGCGATGCGCAGCCCTTCGAGCGAGGCGCGCACGACCATCTCGCTCGCGTACTCCATGCCCGGGGTATGCAGATCGAGGGCCCGCACCGCGTCGCGGTCGAAGCCCCGCAGGCCGCAGTGGAAGTCGCCGCACGTGGTCTTGAAGAACAGCCTGCCGATGAAGCTCAAGACCGGATTGCCCAGGTAGCGGTGCAGGAAGGGCATGGCGCCCGGGGCTATCCCCCCCTTGAAGCGGTTGCCCATGACGATCTGCGCGCCGCCGCGCAGGGCCTCGACGAACGCGCCGAGGTCCGAGAAATCGTAGCTGTCGTCCGCGTCGCCCATGATCACGAAACGGCCCCGGGCCTCCCGGACACCCTTTTGCAGGGCCGCGCCGTAGCCCTTGAGCCGCGCGTGCACGACCCTGGCCCCGAGCCCCTGCGCGATCTCCTGGGAACCGTCGCTGCTGCCGTTGTCCGCGACCAGGACTTCGCCCGAGATGCCGCTTTGCCCGAGAAAGGCCATGGCCTTGCCGACGCAGGCGCCCAGGGTCTCCGCCTCGTTGAGGCAGGGCATGAGGATGGTCAATTCGAGTTCAGGGGCGGAATCAGTCATGGCAGGCGTCCTCGGCCGGATCGAAGGTTGCGGTGGCGGCCGTGGCCGAGGGCCGACGCACCGTCACGGTTTTCGCGGGCATCGCCAGCAGCAGGAAGAGCAGCGCGGCCAGCGGCGTCCAGAGAATGATGCTGACGAACGAGGAGTGATGGATTCCCGACTGTCCCGGCAGGATCATTATCCAGACGAAGGGCATGATCGCGGGCAGAAGCACGACCAAAAGCCCCCTGGGCACCCTGAGGCGCCGCCGGTACATGCGCCAGGCGAGCCAGGCGTAGACCGGGACCCAGAGCAGCCACATCGTCTTGCCGAAGTCCCGGGCCGTGGCCGAGCCGAAGGCGGAGAAGCTATGCAGGAAGTAGTGCTCCACCGTGGCTCCGAAGAGATCGAGGGGCGGCAGGAAGGCCCACGCGAGCCCCCATTTGGCCACCCAGGTGAAGAGCAGGCCGATGCTCCAGGCCACCGAGCAGAGCAGCCCGTCCGCCAGTATCCGGGGCGTTTCCTCGCCGTCGTGCCACAGGGCGAGGCAGAGGCAGAGCAGCGGAAAGCTGAGGCTCAGGCTTCCCATGTTCAGAAACGAGAGGAAGGCGTCCAGGGAGCCGAGGATGCCGAAGCCGAGGATCGGCGGAGCGCTCTTTCGGCGCAGCAGCAGCGCGATGGCCGCGAGCTGGATGATCCAGAAGAGCGCCGCGTGGGAGACCAGCGTGAAAACGTTGATCGTTCCGGCGGTCAGGAACGAGGCCACGAGGGCCACGGCGTAGGCCTCGCCCAGGCGCAGGCGCGCCGCGGCGTAGAGTCCGATGAAGAGCACCGCCGTCGTGAGCGCCGTGAGCAGCCGGACGTCGGCATACGACATCAGCGCGATCAGGGGGCGGAGAAAGACCTGGTAGCCGTGCCAGTAGCGGGGGTAGGGCACGCCCCCGAAGTCGCCGCTCTGCAGGGAGGCGCGGAGGTGCTCGCACGCTCCGCCGAACTTCATGGTGAGGATGTCCTGGAACGTCGGCCTGAGCTGCGCCGACATGTCCAGGGCGATGCATTCGGTGAACATGTCCATGCCCCGGAACTGCAGCAGCCGCGGGTACTCCTCATCGAAATACCCATGCGCGTCCGCCTGCTCGAGATGCTGCATCACGGCGTCCCCGGACGGCAGCGCCGCGAGCCACAGGAGCCCGGCATAGCAGGGCAGGAGCAGGACGATCACGGCCAGCAGCAGGACGAAGCGACGCAGCAGCGCCTGGCTCCACAAGAGACGAGCCGTCTTCCGAAGTATTGGAGCAAGGCGTGACATGGAACCCTCGGGATTATGGAGAAGACGATTGCGAGCAGACGTTGGCAGGGCTCATACGCAGATACAGGGCGAGCGTCAAATCCAGGATCGGCGGGCTCTTCGAGCCGACAGCCCTCCCTGCCCGGACCGCTCTCCCCTCAGGCGGTCAGCAGCAGGCGGGCCAGTTCCTCGAGCGGGGCCTGGAGCTGGGCGTGCAGGCCCCCGCCGGTCTGGGGCGGGCCGAAGAGGGATTCGCGCCGCTCCTTGAGCCCGGTCACCGCGGGCGCGCCAGGGGAGTGGGAGAGGGTCATGTCCAGCCGCTCGGCCAGCAGGAAGCCGGTCACGGCGCGCTGGTAGAGGTCGAGGTCGCGCGTGAAGGCCGGCGCGGCCTGGGTCCAGAAGGCCCTGGCCGCGTCGTCCGGCTCCCGGCCCCGGCAGGTCAGGATAAGGGTGCGCAGGGCGTTCAGCTGCAGCCCGGGCAGACCGCGCCGCCAGCCCACGAGCCAGGAGGCCCGGTCGAAAAGCAGGAAATGCTCCCGGCCGAGCGCCACCAGCTCCTCGAGCACGCGCGCCGCGCGGGCGAGGAGCGGGTCGTCCCAGGCCGCGGCCCCGTCCTGCGGCCGCCAGGCGGGCACCCTGCCCACGCCGAGCCCACGCCCCAGGAACCGCCCCAGGATGTGGGCCAGCCAGGCGTTGGCCGCGGACGCGTCCGGCGTCTCCAGATGGGCGTAGGAGAGCACGTAGCTCCCCTGCCCGGCCGTCCCGCGCACCAGGCACGGCTGGCCCTGCATGAAGCTCGGCCAGAGCGAGAAGCCGTACTCCGCCTCCCAGTCGTCGAAGACCGAGACCGGCAGGCTGTCCAGCCGCAGGTCCGCCACCCAGAGCTCCGAGCCCGGCCCGCCGTAGCGCGCCAGCACCGTGACCCCCTCGCAGTCCTCGGCCGCGAAGCGGCCCGGCCACCAGACCGGGAATTCCGGCTCGGCGGATACGTCCCTCCCCTGCTCCGCGCCCTGTCCCGCAGCAGGGATGAAGGGGTCGGGATCGCCGGGCAGGACGCGCATGAAGCCCGAGACCAGATGCTGCATGCGGTCGGTGAAGGGCTTGCGCCGCCAGGGACAGAGCCCGAGCGTGGCCTCCCCGTCGCTCGTCAGGCCGAGCCCCGCGCCGCCGCAAAAGCCGAGATACCCGCCGCCCCGCTCCACGAAGGCGCGCACCGCGGCCCGGCCCTCGCGCCCGAGCGCCCGCGCCTTGGCCCGCGCATTGCCCCCGGGCACCACGAGAAGCTTCGCCCGATCGCGCGAAAGCACGCCTCCCGCCACCTCGGCCGCCGTGACCAGCCGGGGGGCGAGCCCCCACCCGGCCAGGGCGCGCTGCACCAAAAGGCCCCACAGATGGGCGTCGTCCCACAGAACCATGATCTCGGCCATGCACCCCTTGTAGCGGCCCGAGCCCGGCGCGGCAATGCCTCCGGCGGGCAGGGAGGGCGCTGCCCTCCCTGCACCCACCCGCCAGGAAGGGGGCTGCGCGCCCCCTTCCTGGACCTTCCCCGCGCCAGGCTGAGCCTGGACCCGCTTCGCGCCGGGCACGCCAGACAATGAACACACACCCCCTGGGCGTGAGAAGTCGTGCGGAAGACGAACTCTGCCCTGCGCATACGTTATGACTCCCACACCAGGCAGGCCGCTCAAAAGGGGCCGGATGCAAGGCGCAAGGAAAGTCCAAGCCGAAGCGTATTCCACATACGCGAGGGTTTGGACTTTCCGCAGCAACGCCGCAGACGGCCCCTTCCTGGACCTTCCCCGCGCCAGGCTGAGCCTGGACCCGCTTCGCGCCCGGCACGCCGAGACAACGAATACACGCCCCCTGGGCGTGAAAGGTCGTGCAGAAGACGAACTCTGCCCTGCGCATACGTTATGACTCCCGCACCAGGCAGGCCGCTCAAAAGGGGCCGGATGCAAGGAGCAAGAAACGGTCAAGCCCGAAGCGTATTCCACATACGCGAGGGTTTGACCGTTTCGCGGCGACGCCGCAGACGGCCCCTTTTCAGCGGCCTGCCCCTTCCTTGCAGGCGGATTGCGCGTGGTGTACAAGCGTGGCCTCTTGCGACCACCGCATTTTCAAGGAGTTCCGTACCGCATGGCCGATACCAGCCTACCCAAGGGCTACGAGCCCAAGGACGTCGAAGCCCGCTGGGGCAAGCACTGGGAAGAGGACACGACCTTCACGCCCGACCCCGAGGGTCCGGGCGAGCCCTTCTCCATCGTCATCCCGCCCCCCAACGTCACCGGCGCCCTGCACATGGGCCACGCCCTGAACCAGACCGTGCAGGACATCGTCTGCCGCCACATGCGCCAGCTCGGCCGCAAGGTCCTCTGGGTGCCGGGCACCGACCACGCGGGCATCGCCACGCAGAACGTGGTCGAGCGCAAGCTGAAGGCCGAGGGCAAGACCCGCCACGACCTGGGCCGCGAGAAGTTCCTCGAAGAGGTCTGGAAGTGGAAGGAGGAGTACGGCGGCCGCATCACCAACCAGCTGCGCCGCCTGGGCAGCTCCGTGGACTGGACGCGCGAGCGCTTCACCATGGACGAGGGGCTGTCGCGCGCCGTGCGCGAGGTCTTCGTCTCCCTCTACGAGCAGGGCCTCATCTACCGCGGCGAGTACATCATCAACTGGTGCCCCCGCTGCCACACCGCCCTGGCCGACGACGAGGTCGAATACAGCCCGCACACGGGCACGCTCTACCATATCCGCTATCCCCTGGCCGACGGCTCGGGCGAGGTGGTCATCGCCACCGTGCGGCCCGAGACCATGCTCGGCGACACCGCCGTGGCCGTGCACCCGGACGACGAGCGCTACCAGGCGCTCATCGGCAAGGAGGTCATCCTGCCCCTGGTCGGCCGCCGTCTGCCCGTCATCGCCGACTCCTACGTGGAGCGCGAGTTCGGCACCGGCTGCCTCAAGGTCACCCCGGCCCACGACATGAACGACTGGGACCTGGGCAAGAAGCACGACCTGCCCGTGATCAAGGTCATCGACGACATGGGCAACATGACCGCCGAGGCGGGCGAGAAGTACCAGGGCCTCTCGGTCCTGGCCTGCCGCGAGCGCATCGTCGAGGACCTCACGGCCGGCGGCTTCCTCCTCAAGGCCGAGGAGTACGAGCACAAGATCAGCCAGTGCTACCGCTGCGCCACGACCATCGAGCCGCACGTCTCCAAGCAGTGGTTCGTCTCGGTCAAGCCCCTCGCCGCCAAGGCCCGCGAGGCCGTGGAGTCCGGCCGCACGAAGATTCATCCCGTGACCTGGGAGAAGACCTACTTCAACTGGCTGGACAACATCCGCGACTGGTGCATCTCGCGCCAGCTCTGGTGGGGCCACCGCATCCCGGTCTGGTACTGCGACGCCTGCGGCCGCACCATCTGCTCGCGCGAGGACCCCACGCACTGCGAGTGCGGCGCGGAGCTTCGCCGCGACGAGGACGTGCTGGACACCTGGTTCTCCTCCGCGCTGTGGCCCTTCTCCACCATGGGCTGGCCGGACAAGACCCCGGAGCTCGCGGCCTTCTACCCGACCTCCCTGCTCGTCACCGCCTTCGACATCCTCTTCTTCTGGGTCGCCCGGATGATGATGATGGGCCTGCACTTCATGGACGACGTCCCCTTCCGCGACGTGTACATCCACGCCCTCGTCCGCGACGAGGAGGGCAAGAAGATGTCCAAGTCCACGGGCAACGTCATCGACCCCATCGAGATGATCGACAAGTACGGCTGCGACGCCCTGCGCTTCACCCTGGCCGCCTTCGCCGCCATGGGCCGCGACATCCGCCTCTCCGAGGCGCGCATCGAGGGCTACCGCCACTTCGTCAACAAGCTCTGGAACGCCGCCCGCTTCGCCCTCATG
It contains:
- a CDS encoding PAS domain-containing sensor histidine kinase; this translates as MVCRTERSWHTQSSTRIPRPLILLAAAVFLAGLTVLDYYLGFFLRLSLLYLLPIVVVTWTCGFLPGLAFCILACIGNAVNELPGILLGASLAADVINDLLASSVFFLALYVTRWRHRIMENRQEGFEQLRRLKNSLQESEGRLRQAQALARLGSWEWEEDGEAMQWSAEFEHLLGYAPGAVEPSRAALLERMDEPERKNFEALLEEARTTGGLARGDVTVRTGDGKEAILACHVKYMASYVGGKFLGVAQDVTERRRLEQLREQVERIVQHDLKSPLVGIIGIPDLLARESNLTPQQVEMLRAISEAGRTMLRMINLSLAVYRMERGEFVLEPRPFDLLGLLRRVLADLASLAKACGVTTRLACESKEPGKTDGIAQELPASGDETLCYSMLANLVRNAVEAGPKGTEVSVDVHCEGDGAVIAIHNPAVVPPDVRDRFFTKYVTSGKKEGTGLGTYSARLAARAHGGDITMQTSEETGTTVTVRLPLCRIPGAPGA
- a CDS encoding glycosyltransferase family 2 protein, encoding MTDSAPELELTILMPCLNEAETLGACVGKAMAFLGQSGISGEVLVADNGSSDGSQEIAQGLGARVVHARLKGYGAALQKGVREARGRFVIMGDADDSYDFSDLGAFVEALRGGAQIVMGNRFKGGIAPGAMPFLHRYLGNPVLSFIGRLFFKTTCGDFHCGLRGFDRDAVRALDLHTPGMEYASEMVVRASLEGLRIAEVPTKLSPDGRSRPPHLRTWRDGWRHLCFLLIHAPRWLFVYPGMALLALGFLATAALAGGPVHMGAVTFSNKTFLLGCLCLLVGLQSLTFGLLVRRYATRSGLLPRSRSHAALLEGITLERMALAALGLFVLGAGCGIWSFVAWGRVGFGDLGDPVVERTMIAAVTFMAGAVQTFLSAFVGAVMEVGEDTRRRQSRAGGE
- a CDS encoding BPL-N domain-containing protein gives rise to the protein MAEIMVLWDDAHLWGLLVQRALAGWGLAPRLVTAAEVAGGVLSRDRAKLLVVPGGNARAKARALGREGRAAVRAFVERGGGYLGFCGGAGLGLTSDGEATLGLCPWRRKPFTDRMQHLVSGFMRVLPGDPDPFIPAAGQGAEQGRDVSAEPEFPVWWPGRFAAEDCEGVTVLARYGGPGSELWVADLRLDSLPVSVFDDWEAEYGFSLWPSFMQGQPCLVRGTAGQGSYVLSYAHLETPDASAANAWLAHILGRFLGRGLGVGRVPAWRPQDGAAAWDDPLLARAARVLEELVALGREHFLLFDRASWLVGWRRGLPGLQLNALRTLILTCRGREPDDAARAFWTQAAPAFTRDLDLYQRAVTGFLLAERLDMTLSHSPGAPAVTGLKERRESLFGPPQTGGGLHAQLQAPLEELARLLLTA
- a CDS encoding valine--tRNA ligase yields the protein MADTSLPKGYEPKDVEARWGKHWEEDTTFTPDPEGPGEPFSIVIPPPNVTGALHMGHALNQTVQDIVCRHMRQLGRKVLWVPGTDHAGIATQNVVERKLKAEGKTRHDLGREKFLEEVWKWKEEYGGRITNQLRRLGSSVDWTRERFTMDEGLSRAVREVFVSLYEQGLIYRGEYIINWCPRCHTALADDEVEYSPHTGTLYHIRYPLADGSGEVVIATVRPETMLGDTAVAVHPDDERYQALIGKEVILPLVGRRLPVIADSYVEREFGTGCLKVTPAHDMNDWDLGKKHDLPVIKVIDDMGNMTAEAGEKYQGLSVLACRERIVEDLTAGGFLLKAEEYEHKISQCYRCATTIEPHVSKQWFVSVKPLAAKAREAVESGRTKIHPVTWEKTYFNWLDNIRDWCISRQLWWGHRIPVWYCDACGRTICSREDPTHCECGAELRRDEDVLDTWFSSALWPFSTMGWPDKTPELAAFYPTSLLVTAFDILFFWVARMMMMGLHFMDDVPFRDVYIHALVRDEEGKKMSKSTGNVIDPIEMIDKYGCDALRFTLAAFAAMGRDIRLSEARIEGYRHFVNKLWNAARFALMNLDGEPAEASPEAAKGLHHRWILSRLEGLKVDVAKSLAEYRFNDAAQGLYAFVWQEFCDWYLEMLKLDMQDDAAREPARRVLLTVLSETLVLLHPIMPFVTQEIWTYLPGKEQSDIATAPYPAARPACASPEAEASMKLLQEVIVGLRNIRGELNIAPSLELAAVLRTTNGTAKAVLEEGAAQIKRLARIGELLIGPDATAPKASAAAVAPGVEIRVPLEGAVNFGDELARLDKELGKIEKDYAVVQKKLNNEGFLANAPADVVAKERDKLAVMDEKRDKLQKLKDRLKSVMS